In Syngnathus scovelli strain Florida chromosome 16, RoL_Ssco_1.2, whole genome shotgun sequence, the genomic stretch ttggcgtcgtacagaaattagattgattccggaggagttaatttaactcgggtggttagattacggacgaatctccgaacccggctaaaataaacccgttactgggaagcctggggcacctgattgcaagaggtgcgtttgacaatatatattacaaataagtataaagtgcagcagtgctaattatgcaatagtgcaagtaggcaaaacagtattcaagagtgtgcagaggaatgctaaaccatgtattaaacttctatttaaagggtttacacaagttaagtaaagttggtagtgcgagatagtgcaagatagaggtccgtagtgtcataaagtacagttctgtgaatgtgtgatgcagagttcagtttagagctcagtagaaggtgatccgctcaatccgtgtctgactatccgcacgccacgtcgggctccgatgcggccgctaccgtattgtgtagcttgtccccagtaagcgtcgcggcgctccgttgcggtctcaacggcccgatgtggcgcaatgtctgctcaggtgaggagcgggggcgctttgctggcggaagtggaggagacgcggcggtgtcgggagaccgagcggtgtcgcctccaccaggagcgcggaagaagccctggcagcggcccagcaggcctggcagtcccgagcggccgagctccgatcggctcatcaccagcatcgggaggagctgagccgaactaagagagactgcgagagggagatccgccgactggtaggactgatcagatgcgcggtgcgtggctatgttcccaatttcgttgtatacctgcagtgcaatgacacctaaggcattctattctattctatttcacaagaagaaaacgtccggttgctcgcttcgcttttgtcacagcaatggtgttctagtcgattcaagataaaaattggccggttgctctctttgtttttgtcacaattctggcaaatgagtttgcccgcctgcctgagcgctccccgtttgtacatccagatggatgagatcaagctgaaagacagagcggttagtgttttggataaatccctggggccggccacgtccaccgccttcagctgcagactcaggctgccgagcagcagatcgctgccctgagggattcccaaagggcgggcctaaactaccctggaagtggggtcaacggcgctactagcaatcctcttcatagcgtaagccacctcatcacacacttgcagtacgcatgacttagttcgttgctggaggaaggtagcacaaaaacagttttgaactttgaacgagtggttgtgtgtgtgtgttgcggggcgttttcagtctcaggaggatcgggacacgcgaaggtttcatctgaaaatcgctgagctcagcgcagtcatcaggaaactggaggatcgaaacgccctgctttctgaagagcgcaatgaactggtaatttattgacggcacgcttgaaggtttgcgctacgtttgatgcgcgccatccagcgaggcacccattgcgcttgcttattagttgagcggcgcggcgagtcggttgcctggttgatgtcttttattgggagccaaagccacgattccgttcaaaccgatgcaaaaggaatggatacgttctggcccgcgtgttgtgcgtctttcgcatcccgcacttcatgcttgcagcttaagcgactgagagaaacagaaagccagtttctgccactcctgtacaaaaacaaacgcctgagcaggaagaatgaagaactctcgctggtgctgtgtcgccttgaaaacaaagtgcgctttgtcacccaggagaacgaggagatggcaagcttggtaagtcgacgcggacaacggcggcgtgccaacagagtccactgcatttgtgttccacagagaaggcctagttcgctcaatgacctggagcgcggttgcggccagcaggacggtgaaatggagttccttcaagttgtggagcagcggcacatcatcgacgacttgtccaaggtcttcaggcaggtgactcggtgcacgtacggcagcgccgcgctcgctcgctgtcgccaggaaaccttttccgtccaaagcttggccggcggccgccatccaaaaaattggccccttaaattccgacctttcaagcaggagcattgtgcgcacgcgtttgaacacgctttagacttgttttgccgttttcagcagctcaaagctcccgttttgtcagcgcctttgccactcgctgtgcgctgaaaacgacggactcgcccggctgctcagcccgtcaaccatgagccgcgagcgcgacgtcattgtccgtaggcagctagtggcaaaatgcaccctgttagagttgcgctcgctccaacttattttgcaagaaccacacgggagacaagtaagttcttttggacacctgcaggtggagagtccatccgttgtacgaatgaagtctgactctcggctcccgcacgagcatttttattaagagaaacagggtgggtgtaagagtggattgaatagagaaagcccttgacctctagtcaaaacatagcaagggatgttttacgactttgtgtaggaagggataagcgatagggataaataagggataaataatattatttattacaggttgcagtcaaagtcaaagcaacataatcatacgataaagataatctggaaaaccctgacacaccctgtagttgtcacttttggaaaagacgagcgtccctccaatcatcgccggtgatgggtttttcaggctctggagacaggagctcatgtcagaaatgtcatcgtgagtcgcgtttgtttctgcgccggagccgttcgttccctttgcatccaaagaatctcaaaggcggattatttgtgtcgacaggagagggatttgctgctacgataccgacgtcgagaatctctgaggaggaacaaagcgtgaggtcctgcaaggtgagtctgtttgtttgcggctgcttggtgttgcgcaagatgaaatggcctttttctcgctatcgttcctctcgtcgattcatcgtgaggtgtcgcttcagtttgttcagagagatgtttgcttccgcgcccgcaggtcatcgaaacattttacggctacgacgaagacgtgttggtggactcggacggatcgtccttgtcttttcacaccgacagaacccccgacacggaacccgaagaggtagcccgccatttctgccagcgtattggcgccaaacattcctcttcagcctggaatcggactcgtctttgcgtcgcgggtgctttgtcgccggtctgactgattctggtactagtgctgtgttgcattggtgtgtgcatgaggaggcggagcttcgctaccgccagctgacgcaagaatatcaagcgctgcaacgagcctacgctctgctagcccagaccagcggaggggactacgacgccgagaaggagatcaaggtggcgccccttcccccaacccccggccgggtcgcagcctccccgttctcacccagcctcgggtgttctctggtctgaaaggaggaggaggagcctccctcctcctcctttcagaccagagaaaagctgatggtagtgtcaaacgcacctctttcaataaggtgcccccggcttcccggtaacgggtttgtcttagccgggttcggagattcgtccgtaatctaaccacccgagttaaattaactccaccggaatcaatctaatttctgtacgacgccaatcccactcaagtcaccctaagctcgagccgagtaactcaattcgaggcaagacttcgaagtgaccgcatcgtattgatggctccccgctaatgtttgaagttcttattatgttacggatatttttagatgtctttgttaagaccttagggattcgtttgtatagcgcaccctagcactagttttgccaaagtaaatgttgatatgggtccgttctacttggtcgctcaagcagcgagccgaccaacttgtttattcgaaagagaatcgaattaataaaagtgtgacaataatagcatttaaggagaaaattaatgcactttacgttattaattctaacttcttatatgtagatctagcacttaactgtcggcgtgcttcaccccacttgattgctttaaaaagaataaaaactttcttaaaacgaataaaaatgtcttactctatttagatttgcccagtaattaatttggaaggcaagtctatttttcgatcgtgtcctgtttaacttttgatgcggcccgacaaaattaagaactgggccgcgcccgacggacaatcgaaatacttttatccttcaccaactcaaatgatctattttaaccatcgtcgttattttatttagaggaagtaaattttcaaacgaattcacttttgacaaaattcactcttcccttaaatatctacgaaagttatttaattctctaacatgttcggagttactttttacgcggcccgtcaaaaggggaaacgggcctgcgcccttcaaataattaaattactttcagttctacaccaaaccgataatccgattcaaacacttccgttaatttattcagacgaagcaaactttcaaacggattgaaattcactcgtgtctcaaataactacgaaagttattcaattctctaaaattgtctgatgttacttttatttattacggtcctatgttataccataataaccccccgcacattaatcaaattgtcaaatcaaccccgaaccatcgattgtacattcagtacaaatcagcgcacaacaaagtagatgaatatacacaacacatttattgaagaaacatgaaatagaattacaaatcttaatcactccagaaaccgaacaatttcacccactgatacccgtgttaataaaatcattcaatcccagaacaattcgattgcaaaacacagttcatgaaagagggaatcaatttttagccaagcaaagaaatcaagaagtaaaaatcacatttgtgcttctccaaacaatttatgtcacgccactattctcatagtgacgggtcccttgatcgaattgactaacaatattgctttaagctgttacagaatacatttttagccaagcaaagaaatcaaaaagtaaaaatcacatttgtgcgtccatgcgtgactcacaatccgacagcgtgttcctgttttatttctattttaacttgcttagcttattttggccccttttttggtctcatgttttggtctggcgccatcttttggacaaatttggaatttcagctctgccaatttattcctgtgaacaatccatattttaccatttgcaccatctcttccccccatgttacatgacagtagaaatgggtcactatcaaagcagagtagcagatctggagtcagcgctgaagcaacaaggacaggtaagcttatcaatgagcacacctttttctcagacaaaatagctacattcttcagtcactcattcgtctggcattactggaccaacccccccttgaacgtggctgggaaaatgtggagaaaagcaaatgtcattttccagtcaaccaaagaatttgtggatgaaaatgacacaacattccaaagctgtccacgcgtttgtctcttctagaatgtcaagtgggtggaggagaagcagctgctgcgtcagagcaatcagcagttggccgaaaaggtgacggaaagaaaggcgctgggcggagtcgcttggcgtcacacccgtccggaagccccgcagatgaggtctgactgtcttttcaggtcaggcggatggaggcggaagaagcgcgtctgaaagagcacatccaggatatccgagaccaaaacgaactgcttgagttccgcatcctggagctggaggtgggaagactcgcacaagcgtgttgaggccagagatgtgacggacggacggacggacggacggacggacggacggacggacggacggacggacggacggacggatgcatgcctctgcctttcaggagagggagtggcgctcccccgtcttgaagtttctgcaagtccgtttcccagacggcctcagccctttgcagatctactgcgaggccgacggtgtgagcgtacgtaaggcgtccctcgcaaccctaaccttaacctgaggtcccagaacaccttacattgctccttgcgcctttccccaggacatcgtcatcagtgatctgatgaagaagctggacatcctgggcgataacgccgtaagtgtatgtcgaactccttatgttcgcactccacgagactcggcggctcaaatgtgacttttggaaggctttgcgctgaaagaaccttgttgacgctgtgcctttgggctcttgcagaatctcaccaacgaggagcaggtggtcgtgattcacgccaggacccttcccaccctagccgagaaggtaacgcgcacgtcaacGCACGCTCTcggattctgcttatgtgacagcagcctttcctcagtggttagaatacatcaaagtgaccaagtcagcacttcaacagaagatgttggacattgaaagtgagaaggtagacagacacgcgacatcagccaaggggaactcggggcaatgtgccccaacaattctgaccttgagctgtgctaggatatgttctgcaaccagaagggctacctggatgaagagttggacttcaggaagcgttccatggaccaggcccataaggtaagccgccctcaaatctcccgccggaccactgatggacgaggattgcggcccagaggatcatggagctggaggccatgttgtacgaggcgctaccgcagcgggactgccccgccacggacggcgaaaaagccagccacgctggcgtgaatgacgtgctgacggcggatcagagagaagagcttaggagcgccgtggaccaatggaagcgagccctgatgtgggagttgagggagcgcgacgcttgcatcctccaagagagaatggatctgctgcacagcgcgcaacaggtaagggcccaaagccagcccggcacttacttgcacgcttactggcttttgaaggctactttccatttgtccgtcctagaggaacaaagagctgaaagaattcatcgaagctcagaagagacaaatcaaacaattggaggagaagtttctgtttctctttctagtcttctccttggccttcattctgtggccctaacaccagctggtgagtgagctccagcggcaccgcactcgacacctccgatacactgccagccggtctcagacgttggcagacgctccgatgccgacgtataccccccgccacggtgacagaggcaccgcgtcacaccggcgctcatccaatcagaaggcaggaaaggcaaattcacatgcagggcactcttgaaccagaagagagcgccacaaaaaacggttgttgccccaaacgcgcactaaaaagggtcagaataacaagagtcccaccggccagccggggccacccgtccatccatttcttcagggggggaaaaaattggagtcaccggtgagtacattttgcatttagctctgcttttctgcttctgtcttcaagtgtgtggcatcctgcgaccaaagattcagccaaccccaaagcggttgacctcaacgtcccaccaccattcctaccagagcaggtgacgtgatgctttggacatccttccgtctcagatgcccaaaagtactctttgccacatctgcggcaatacggtgtcttttcaaaggtgcaaataaatccagcgtgggcggaacacgcacgtcttcggtttttcccgctttgtttgtgtgacagctgttgtgaaaattttacacaaataaagttgtatagtacaggtttggccaagccgcaactcccgaaccgcatgcggctcttttatgttcatatcaacatttgtgtgtgtgtgtgtaggtgtgtgtgtgtgtgtggggggggggggggggggttgtgcgtgttggcttcacttgagttcaatttagtattttcgtcaaaagcgcatgtggtgaaattccacaaagtaggatgggcaaacacattccagtaaactattagtgtcaattgggctctcgaaatggcagggaaaagatgcacagcaaaacgaaaatatgtagatgaacacaggacgtttttatcagagtgggaaagtttctattttttgttgaacgtgatggcaaaccattctgcctgatacgtcagacctcagcgcatttcaaagattaaaatcttcagcgccatgcacttcagctcactccatgctaacattgatcaggcgtcgaacccgcaacatcatgcttaagaggtggacatgctaaccagtgcgccattatgtcaacgcataacaactgtaagaacttccgccggaattcaaatccgcggggagagttaacttgtttaaaagggagtgggcagaagaattatttaatttatttaaatctatttggagtgtgcgccattatgtcaatgcataacaactgtaagtctactaaacaaaacagcggttgctatatgacgtctgccacgtcgtggtcacgtgacgcggacgtgacgtcgacgcctactttacatcccaccgatcacaggacccctcggctgcataaccgcgcccccttcccaaccaatcggatttgctatacgcaaaaacgacgccaatgggcgggctcttccgccagaatttaaatccgtgggcgtggctcgcaacaggaagtaggaaaatggcgatgttgacaaagacacagcggatggtaacatacgactaacgagagaaatatttttattttctgcttgcaactggaccgtccagagcgtacacggtaagtacaactcatcgtttttaaaaagaagtacttttgttgccctgaaaagcgagtgagtgtggcgtttggggggaacgtcgaatttcgacgattctttctggtcaacg encodes the following:
- the LOC125983408 gene encoding janus kinase and microtubule-interacting protein 3-like isoform X2; its protein translation is MHASAFQEREWRSPVLKFLQVRFPDGLSPLQIYCEADGVSDIVISDLMKKLDILGDNANLTNEEQVVVIHARTLPTLAEKWLEYIKVTKSALQQKMLDIESEKDMFCNQKGYLDEELDFRKRSMDQAHKRIMELEAMLYEALPQRDCPATDGEKASHAGVNDVLTADQREELRSAVDQWKRALMWELRERDACILQERMDLLHSAQQRNKELKEFIEAQKRQIKQLEEKFLFLFLVFSLAFILWP
- the LOC125983408 gene encoding janus kinase and microtubule-interacting protein 3-like isoform X1; the protein is MHASAFQEREWRSPVLKFLQVRFPDGLSPLQIYCEADGVSDIVISDLMKKLDILGDNANLTNEEQVVVIHARTLPTLAEKWLEYIKVTKSALQQKMLDIESEKDMFCNQKGYLDEELDFRKRSMDQAHKRIMELEAMLYEALPQRDCPATDGEKASHAGVNDVLTADQREELRSAVDQWKRALMWELRERDACILQERMDLLHSAQQSSPWPSFCGPNTSCVWHPATKDSANPKAVDLNVPPPFLPEQVT